The following DNA comes from Malania oleifera isolate guangnan ecotype guangnan chromosome 12, ASM2987363v1, whole genome shotgun sequence.
CCGACACCGGCAGCGACCTCACGTGGATCCAATGCTATCCCTGCTATAACTGTTATAGCCAAGACGCCCCATTCTTCGACCCGCCCAATTCCTCCACGTACGGAGTCTATCCTTGCGACTCGGACCCTTGCAAAGCCTTGCCCTATTACGCATGCCTCAACAAATTCGACCTGCAGGAAAAAAACGCATGCGGGTACTACGCCTCGACTGGCATTGACACTTTCAGCATTGGCTCTCTTTCCCATGACACCATCGCCTTCAACTCCCGTGCGGGTTGGGTCCGCCCCATCAGCCAAACCATCTTCGGGTGCGGGTTTATCAACGAAGCCACCCTTGCGACCGAAGTGTCGGCCGGTGTAGTAGGTCTCGGGGTCGGACCCTTGTCTCTGATTAACCAACTGGGTCCTAAAATCGACTACAGATTTTCCTACTGCCTTCTTCCCATCGGTTCCAACCGGACCAGCAAGTTGAGTTTGGGGAAACAAACGATCGCCCGTAGAAGAGGCGTAGTTTCTACCCCTCTCATTACGTTTCAAAACGTATCCCGTTACTACGTGACTCTTCAAGGGGTTACCGTGGGAAGGGAAGCGTTCTCGGCGGCGGGGAAATACGGGAGCAACGGGACTACCGCAATTTATTCCGGGATGCTGTTGACGCTTCTGGAACCAAACTTGTATAGTGATGTGGAAGCGGCGGTGAGGAAGAGTCTTGGTCATCTTACCCCGGTGAAGCTGCCCGCGGGTTATCCAGAATTGTTGTGTTATGAAGCGGATCCCCGGCGGGTTAAGTTTCCGGACATGGCGTTCCAGTTTGGTGAGGCGGGTCTAGCGTTAAACTTGACGACGGCGAACGTGTTCCTGATGGGGGAGGATTGGTTTTGCATGGCAATTCTGCCTTCTGTGTCGGATGTGTCGATGATCGGGAGCGTGGTGCAGACCAACTTCGAGGTGGAATTTGATATTAAGAAAAAGCTTGTCTCGTTTGCTCCGTCGCATTGTGCTGCTGAAGCGTAGTTTATAGAGTTGATGAGTTTGTGATCCCTGTGCCCGGACTATCTATGTAGCTGATAGGAATGAAAAGATCATGAAactatatgcatatatgtgtgcaTGGGAGCGTTTGTATACTTTTAGTTGTGTAGAAGGATATAGTGTGAGCCttcaataaattaaaaataataataattaattatgaataaaGTGAATGATGTTGATAGTTTTCTAGTCGACAACATGCTTTATGGGGTTTGAGAGTTGGAGAGACAACTGCACACGTGGAAATGTCATGCCTAGAGATGCAATGACAAAAATATGTGTGTATTGGTTGTTATGCAGTGAGTTTGAAGTCAATTAAAGAGCCTGTTGACTGATCCAATTCTTCAAGCTCCTGCGCATGCATGCAGGAAATTGAACCTCTGTGCACATGCTTGGAATTAAATTCAACAGGATAAGATGTGGAGGACATGCGGCTCCAAAAGTTGAAAGGATAAAGGCCAAAAAGTTGTTTGGCCCTCGCTAAGATTTGAAAGCATTGGTAAACTGTAGTAGCTTAACCCTTTTTTATGTTAGGTGGTAGCCTAGCAAGTCATGGTTACTCACAGGTCTTATGTTCTATTTTCGTTGCCTACATGAGTTCCTATTACTTAAAAACTTATTCGTGGGCGTTATGCacatttgtttatattttcacgTAAAATTGGATTCCATGTGTTTGGGAGTGTCAAGGTGTCACAAACCCAAGATTAGACTCAACTAAGGGGCCAAGCGGCACTTGTTGAGACTCTCCCCAATAGAGTCAGCCAATAATCACCTGTGCAAACCTGCAAACGTGAGCATCACATAAGTCTCGGCAATCACTCATAATCATGAAATATTAATATAGACACCAATGGACCAAGAAGGCAAGAGACATTCATGCTCAATGATAAAATAGAGATTACTTATTTTATTCAAGTAAGAGAACACAATACAAGCCATAATACAAGTAATTTGATATTCATTTACAAATCTCAGGAGAATACATGTAAAACCATCTCTCTCCCTTATTAaatccccattacattgtcaccccCTAACATCCGCCCCCACTCATTCTATCGACAACCTCGTCGAACTGTTGTAAAGAGTCTTTAATCTTCAGGTTCTGTTGTCATTGTTGTCTTGAAGTTCATGAATTCTTGGATCTTCTGTGTGGGTTGTTGAAAGTCTTCTGTCGTGTCACTACCATTCTTCTCTTAATCAAatgttgttgttgacgaccttcaTCAGTGCTGACTCTATCTGCAAGGATCTTTACTACGTTTCTGGCTACTATCTTCGTTTACAGAAAGGTTGATCTCCTACATTTCTATCTGTACTAATCTTCTTCATGGACCTGGGGCTCTCCAAGAACTAGATCTCCAGCTTCAAACTATCATGGTCATGTAGGCTATTCATCTATCACCACCTCAACAAGACATGATTAGTAGTAACATATttcacgaaaaaaaaaaaaaaaactacaaaagTAATACTTCTAATAGGAAACATAAGTTCACAAAaagttgcaaatatttttccccCTTTCCACTTGGTAATTAGGCTCTTGAGGACTCCCCAAAAGCCTTAGGGCTCCCACCATACACTTCTTTTCTCCCACACATCGGTGTTCAAGATTTCTATTCCCTCTTGGATTGTTTTCAAGGCATTCAAGGCCTTTCACTCAGGGCATTCTGCTACCGGATGGGATCCATGCATAGAAAACAAGCGTGGCTGTCGATGCACCCTACTCCTTTCATCTTTGTCACTCCACTCTTTCGTCGTTCTGGGTACCCTATCGCTTAAGAAGCTATTAGATCCCTTGTCGCTCTCCCTTCTTGTAGATCTATACACCCAGGAAGATCTTTGTTCATGATTGTCAAATGCTGAGTATTTCCTTTTATGAGAACCATTTGAGTAGTCATTTAAGCGTCCACCTGTTACAAGGGTCCAACTTGAGAAATCCTCCAATCATTCAGTGAGTGTGAGAGTTGGGGGAAGGTCACGAATCCATTGTCTTTGTAGCTCATTTTTTGGCCATGATTTGAGTCCTCGAAGGAAATGAAAGACTTTGTTAGAATCTGCCATATCCTTGATATTGAGCATTAGGGCCTGGAACTCTCGTACATACCTCACTATCGAGCCAGTATTGAAACaactccaaaaataatatgcatggaaatgtaaaaataataataataattaagtaataataattattaattaaataatataatatattaatataatgaaataatattatatatatatatatataagggaagGATTAGGATGCTCCTTAAGAAGCATCCTGAAAATTTGATTTTAGAGGAGAGGCAATGCCCCCCGCCCTGAGTGTCTCTTACTCTCGCTCCTCTCCTCGTGTCTTCTCCCACTCTCCTTGATTTCATCGGTCTAACAAGCACCGATTGGAAATCAAAAAATATCGTTGGGCTCCATTCTCCGTCACTGACATTTCTAGCGcagtggatttgtcgtaagagcgacGTAGACATATCTTCTAGGGTAAAgtaaattctcacttttacctcaatttctcttaaatattaagtcaaattgacgatcagacaccaccatgagtatccagggatgattctctacaagtctagtggagcagatttttcGTGGGGTTGTTGTAGGTATAGCCCCAAAAcgaggataagggggttatttagagattagttgttttttaattaatgtagatttggaaatgttaaaaataTTGGGTATCCGGGAgttgaattagggttattgaattcaggattcgggtgagccCCGCGGGTATGATTTCGAGATCCCTCCAAACacagttcaggaaaccaggtaaagggaataaattataatagtattttctGTGAATTATTGACTGAGAAATTATGTGAAAACGAGAtatgatattttgcttgaaactattatgatatgattattcaataaaaattgtgtggcatatgagttgtATTGAGAACATGTTTGAATTGAGTTGTGTGATTTGCATGAaggaaatgagaatatgatataaatatatatattgaaaggTTTTGTGCCAAGATGATTTAAAAGAAACCCAATGCTATGTATATACTGAGCTTAAACAAAATGAGAATTGTGTTAAtgagaaacaatgaaaataatatttgtgtatgtatattgaagagttttatgaaaaatgatgaaaaagagAAACATGGTTATGTATattggaaaaataatgaaatactttattgaaaaatgttgaaatgtgtgaaatgatatatatatatatatatatatatatatatatatatatatatatattagtatgagatgaaatgtgaatatgaaaataggtatattgcaatgtaaattctacaatatgaatattgaaatgtggaaattgaaatgtgttTTATGAAacatgaatactgaaatgtgaatgttgaaatgtgcaTACTGAATTGAGAATGATGAATGTAAAtactgggaaatgtgaacattgcaaagtgcgaaagttGCAATGGGCTCATTGAAACGTGAtcgatgaaatgccaataccgtataatgattgcgagtatgtggCAATGATAACCTTGACGGATGGTTatgaaaaccctaatgatggggagtgatattgagcatggtaccattacTAGTGgggatagtgcaaccacacaaaaTTTTGGAGTGTGTGACATGGCAGTCGATTGAGTCGTTTAGTATAGTTGTTGTACCCCTGAGTCTGGATTAGGACTATAGGCTGGTCAGTTGTACTACAGACATGGGATacgtgatatgatattttgatctaaccgagttgGCCAACTACGATTAGATCCAgctttcggaccgcacaaccttgatcatggggggaagcatggcgtgaaaaaaagatcctcagggcagccatgagttacagatgcgataTTGGTATTGGGAACCAATGATACTCATGTGCTGGATTGTAAAATGGATATGTGTGAGTTAACAATGTTGGCCCAagtaggcttttcaatcttgttttgatgataacaaataaagatgttttaacatgtggttttgagtgactttatttcaggtatacataactcaacacttacatttgtcatggaagcaagctggaaatcaaagacAAATCAAGAGAAAGCTTTACTAAGTATTTaaagacaaatgaaaaagcttaaagactataagggacttgaagtcaaaaggatcatcaagagacttgaagatttAGTACTCAAATGCCATATTTAGAAAAActgtttgtaagtacttcgtatcaaatataatttagaaaatatgaaattcTTTAAGGGAAATACATGggcttagagacctattttaaaacctcagaaaatgttttatgaaagaccaaaacaagagagcaaaattaaatttgaaaaacaaaaatgaaaaatcagaaaaatgacTGGTCAGCCGATTGACCAGAAATACTCTAGGTTCAGTTAACTGACTGACAGAAAATCAATAGGGAAATTAACTGTCTAGCCAACTGACTGAATGAACTGAAAACACTATGTCGATTGACCCATTTTGAACTATGTCACACCAGCCGACTGATAATTTCCTATTTTAATTTCTGAACGATAGAAGGTTGTCAGctgcctatccagccgactgaccctgtggAAATACACTACCCAACCGCTTGGTCAGGtgactgactccacgggttttgattttttaaactccaacgagaaaatttcaaaaattggtttttcaaatatgaacgctataaaaacttggtggacactccaagtcacttggggaataaggaaactaatcctaaaatgcccttaaatactcctttaatcccaagaattcaaTTACCAAGTAATTACTCAACACTCTTGCATTCAGAGCTTTCAATCACTTTCAAAGCTCTTTACTGCTCACACTCCATCTTGGAGAAAAGTTCTGAAATCACTGCTGAATCATCAAATCACGGTTCTTatactaagttttctcaatcaatgaacatttggtgatctctatacttaaGCTTCatactttttttattattatttgattgaagtataatctgtgctctaacttgtacaactctactctgttttgagagtttctttgtactcAGATTATTATAGCCTTCTTATTGTATCATTGACGGTTTAAAGCTTGTTTGGGTCGTTGTACCAAGCGGAGATTGATcgtttggagaggtttctcttcctgaaaaagatgGAATATTGTAAAAGGCCTCCTCTTCCCAGAaaggagcatacttagtggaatcctttggtggaattgaccaaaggcgaggacataggttggggataagccaaacctcgtaaatctcGATGTTCTTCTCATCTcaactctctttattttctacaccatatattcttgtgtatgctaagtgcagttTGTAGGGcttaaaatccaaattcaaagaagactcttgattttagaaagtacgttttaattaactgtttgcggaaacccacaagggagtacgttggttaatttatgaaatcttgattaagagaaacaCCATAAAATTTTATCCAAAGCAGGGTTTGCAACACAACCACAGGGCTGCTACCAAAAAGCTtaaaattcttgaatgattgattgattttcatactttagttggttggattgtgtttttaattttttagtactttgtggtgtgatttggttgtgatcataagctgattgatttactttcttgttgttgtattaaaaagaagttgaaaagaggttaaatttttaattaatcgaattcatcccccctcttgggaaatcTATTCTAATTTAAATTGATATTAgggcctagttatagtaaatcttaacaagaagctataaaaatatctaaTAGCAAatgtaggagtagctcccttcggagagggccaatcctcaactcgtccaccaatcttttgtggacataactatacttttttgaaaaaaaacgcatgcaaatctatcttcaacatatggattggaaagcttgggaagtagttatggatggagatctaattcctactaaaatagtggatggaaaacaaattcctaaagagaaaaggGATATGACCGATATaaactataaaatgcttcaaataaattcaagtgccataaatgccttatattgtgctttagacactaatgaatttaataggggtcatggcctgcaaaatggccaaagaaatttgagacaagttagaagtaatgtatgaaggaacggtagatgttagagacaatatgaTTGACATGCTAACCAGTGAGTATAAAgcgttcaaaatgaattcagatgaaacaatcactagtatgtatactagatttactcacataataaattctctaagtgccttaggaaagacctacattacctatgaaatgattaggaaaatactaagaagccttccctccatatgggaaccaaaggacACTGCAATTACataaggtaggaaccttaagactaccttactagatgaacttataggttcactactcacctatgaaatgacattaaaagaaagaaaccctaaacccaagcataagaagtccattgccttaaaagcatctagtaaaagctcaagtgaagatgaaagtgaatcaagtgacctagaccaaaatgaattagcattcatcactaaaagacttggcaagttctataggagaaataaaaggttccctagaaagtttagtaaaaagaaatctgaaaaaggggaaacaagtaggaaagaaaacaaaagtaaaaatgaccctcctatatgttataattgcaagaaactAGGACACATCAAACCGGACTAccctttactcaagaaggattaaaagaagaagaaggaagccatgaaagctagatgggatgattcaagctcaagtgaAACGAAGAACgagtcaagcggacaagagagagggaatatgtgcttcatggcaaatgatggggaggtaaattcttactactttATCATCAACATAATCtagtaatgaatcttgtgatgaatcttgtgatagcatgccctcctataaagaactacaagttgagttatttgccttacataaaagatttatcaaagtctccaaaagaaacataactttgaaagaacaaaatgaagaactgataaaacaacttgaatcttctaaatccattgaaaaggagaaagaatatcgtattgaaaagttagaagataaaataaaagatatgactcaagaaataggcaaaatacaagtagaagatctaaataagaaggatttagaaataattgaacttaagaagtcaatagaggataaagagaaaatcatttatagctttaccaaaggtaaagaaaattttgaaaacatgattggacaacaaagattacatagaaatagagaaggaatcggatataatggaaaaaaaataaaataaaagaagtaaaaagTTATTCATGGGGTAATTTATTACAGAagcaaagtactatgctagtacttcctccaCCAATAtatatgaacatactacttgctacatgtgcaagaataaagggcatgtgatgtttaattgctcactcaaaagaaaatatgttaaagttcaaggtgaatggaaagtaaataatggaactagaaataattcaaagaaagttaagaaaatttgggttccaaaaactaacaccatgaatccttcattgtagatgtactttaggacaacaccatcaagggaaaagtggtacttggatagcgggtgttcaagatacatgaccggagataggaccaagttcaccacactaaaacaaaaagatgggggatacgtgaccttcagtgacaatgccaATGGTTAAATtattggcattggtaaaataggtaaagaaccatcttttacaattgatgatgtgttgttggtagaaggtttaaaacataatcttttgagtattagtcaattaagtgacaaaggttttggaataatttttaagaaagacaaatgcctTATTCAAAATCCAAAGAATAATGAAACCTTATTCATAGCTCATAGGGTAAACgacgtatattgtataaatcttgataacctagttaatAAAAATGTGACTTGTTTGACTGCTATGAATGAAACtaattggctttggcataggaaactaagacatgcaagcatggacctattatctaaactatccaagaaacatttagtaaaaggattaccaaatacaaaatttataaaagacaagatttgtaatgcatgccaaaaagaaaaacaagtcaaaacaagtttaaAAAAGAAGAAGTACGTATCAACTAGcagacccttagaactcttgcatctagacttatttggccctactagaacacaaagcttaggaggcaaacaatatgctatTGTGATTGTAggtgattattcaagatatacttgggtattgttcttagaaaataaagataaagcttgtaacatgttaattaCTCTAtacaagaaactacaaaatgaaaaaggctataacgtaactaactttaggagtgatcaaggtagagagttcaaaaacaaagatgttgataaattttgtgatgatcgtggtataaaccataacttttcaacacctaggactcaacaacaaaatggagtagttgaaagaaaaaatagaacccttcaagagatggcaagaaccatgttaaatgagaatgatttacctaagtacttttgggcggAAGTCGTAAATACCGCTTGTaatgttataaatagggtatctattagatcaagtctagataaaataccttatgaactatggaaaggtagaagacccaacatcACTTACTTCcttgtatttggatgtaaatgctttattctcaataataaagatgatttaggtaaatttgatgcaaaatttgatgaaggtatcttcttaggatattccacaaatagtaacacctatagggtttataataaaagaactcttactatcgttcaatccatacatataacttttgatgaatcaaatcactatgtcaaagaaattaagaatgatgaaaaagaagatatctcacaaaaagaagaaaatcttgaaataaaagaagaaaacgatgatgaaacttcaaatgaaaactccATAGGAAAtcaagaactaccaaaagagtggaaatatattaaaagtcatccaaaagatcgAATTCTTAGAGAatcatcaaaaggagtaaccgcTAGagcatctttgaaaaatatatgcaaccattatgcatttttatctcaagatgaacccaagaatattgaagaagccttaaatgatgattcttgaaTTATTGCTATgtaagaagaactaaatcagtttgaaagaagtcagGTATGacaactagtacctaaacccaaagaacattcaatcataggaaccaaatgggtctttagaaataagaaagatgaaaatggtgtagttgttagaaataaagttaggctagtagcacaaggttataatcaagaagaaggcattgactacgatgaaacctttgccctcgtaccaagaatggaagcaattagaatgcttctagcctatgcagcccataaaaAATTCAAGCTaaatcaaatggatgtaaaaagtgtgttCTTAAAttggtatataaatgaagaggtttatgtcaaacaaccaccaggttttgaagatCTGAAACATCGTGATCATTTATTTAGATTAaccaaagccttatatggattaaaacaagctccaagagcttggtatgagagactaagtaaattcttactcaaaaatgactttttaAGAGGAGTGGTAGACAACATTCTATTCATtaagactaaaaaaaaaaaagaaatgctaattgttcaaatatatgtggatgatattatattcggtgctacaaatgaagaactatgtaaagactttgccacatgtatgcaaaaagaatttgaaatgagtatgatgggggagttaaattattttctagggttacaaattaaacaagccaaaaatggaacattcataaatcaaactaaatatattaaagatatgcttaaaaagtttgatatggaacaaagcaaacccataggaacccctatgagtacctcaACAAGCTTTAAtagagatgaaaagggaaaacaagtagacacaaaacattatcgaggaatgatacgtaatttactatatttaactgctagtagacccgatatcatgtttagtgtatgcatgtgtgctaggtttcaatcaacacctaaggaatcacatcaaatagcagttaaacgaatacttaaGTACTTGCTAtgcacacttgatctaggtttatggtatctaaaagacactgattttgaaatgataagctactccgatgctgattatgcctgatgtaaaattgatagaaagagtacaagtggacatgtcacttcttaggacgattcgtagtatcttggttctcaaagaaacaaaactccatggcCTTATCAACCgccgaggctgaatatgtagtagccgggagttgttgtgcgcaaatactatacatgaaacaacaattaaaagacttcaatctagactatcaaacaataccaaagtgtgacaacacaagtgcgataaacatatttaaaaatcccatttcacactcaagaagcaagcatattgacataagagatcattttctaagagatcatgttcaaaaagaagacataattcttgaatttattaatacaaatgatcaatgggccgatatcttcactaaacctctctcagaagatagatttataaacattagaagagagcttgagCAATTATACAACAGAGAAATTGAATAAAAAGTCAAATTAAGAAAGATTGCACAGTCAGCCGATTGACTACAGGCCCAGTTGATTGACTgaacaaagaaataaaaagaagcaTTGCAGTCAGCCGACTGGCCCGAGACCCAGCCAATTGACTGAGCTGTGGTTTCTGAAACAGAGAgaagtcagccaactgactgatGAAAAAACCCTAACTTCGTTTATAAAAACACGAGTCATTCGAGttgtcagccaactaacc
Coding sequences within:
- the LOC131145072 gene encoding aspartic proteinase CDR1-like; this translates as MHAILYCLVTFIFIFHAPIFLTEAKISGLKTLLGGLQKVNIHHKSNRHSFPLPKRENLGRSSNSPPNNFPPPRRESPSSYSSSPSDSPPNHFSPPGRKALGNITDIELTITEADGEYLIDLSIGTPPVYRALVKADTGSDLTWIQCYPCYNCYSQDAPFFDPPNSSTYGVYPCDSDPCKALPYYACLNKFDLQEKNACGYYASTGIDTFSIGSLSHDTIAFNSRAGWVRPISQTIFGCGFINEATLATEVSAGVVGLGVGPLSLINQLGPKIDYRFSYCLLPIGSNRTSKLSLGKQTIARRRGVVSTPLITFQNVSRYYVTLQGVTVGREAFSAAGKYGSNGTTAIYSGMLLTLLEPNLYSDVEAAVRKSLGHLTPVKLPAGYPELLCYEADPRRVKFPDMAFQFGEAGLALNLTTANVFLMGEDWFCMAILPSVSDVSMIGSVVQTNFEVEFDIKKKLVSFAPSHCAAEA